GGAGGACACGGTGACCGTGCGTTCGAACATCCCGGGGAGGGAAGCCAAGGCGGTGTGGGTATGGTCGTCGAAAAGCAAGTGCTCGTAGACTTCGTCGGATAGCACTAGGAGGTCGCAAGAGACGGCCACTTCGGCGAGCTCTTCGAGGTCTGCAGCCGCGAAAACGGATCCCGTCGGGTTGTGCGGTGAATTCACAATGATCATGGCGGTGCGGTCAGTGATCGCCGCTCGGACGGCGTCGACATCCACCGTCCAGCTGTTTCCGGCCGTAACTAATGGGACCGACACTCGGTGCGCGCCTGCCAAGGCGATGGCGGCCGCGTAGGCGTCGTAGTAGGGCTCGAGGACGATGACTTCGGAACCGGGCTCTACAAGGCCGAGGACGGTGGCGGTGATCCCTTCGGTGGCTCCCACGGTGACTAAGACCTCGGTGTCGGGGTCATAGGCTACGTTGTAGTCGCGGAGTCGTTGGCGCGAGATGGCCTCGCGCAGTGCAAGCATGCCACGACCGGGACCGTATTGATTGTTGCCCGCGGCGATCTCTTCGCGCGCAATCTCAAGCATGCGAGTGGGGCCGTCCGAGTCGGGAAAGCCTTGGCCGAGGTTGATCGCGTTGAATTCAACGGCCCTCGCGGTCATGGTGGCGAATATTGTTTCGCCGAATGGTTGAAGTCGTTGAACTGTCATTTAGAGAACCAGGAGATTGTTGGGGGTGGCTTTTACTTCGTCGAGGCGTTTGCGTGCCTTTTCTAGTTTTTGCCAGTGATCCTGAGGGATTGCCTTGCGGGCTTCGGCTACCACTTCTTGGTCGGGTGTTCCCCAAGCAATTGGCATTGGGGAGATCTCGTGCCAATGGTCGGTGTCACGGCTGGTGCGTTGTCCTTGGACTGCGACTACCGGGATTTTGGCGCCAAGTTTCGGCTCTACGCCGTTGATGCGAGTGACAGTACGAAGGGCTGCTCCCCAGCGCGGAGGAAGGGCGGGATCAACGTTTGTGTTGACCAGCGCCATGATGACAAAGTCACGGTCAGCGACTTCGGCGATAGTGCCGGCGGCAAGGGGGTAGCGGTCGTAGAGGCTCTGGGCGTTTCCCACTGATCGTGGGACCGCGAAGGCGACGATGAGCATCATGAGGCCGAAAAGGGCGAGGCTCAGGGTGCCGAGGAGTCGCCACGGTGAGTCCGGTGAGACAAACAACCAGATCAGCACAGCCGCGATTTCGCTTAGAACAAAAAGTGAGATGCCGGAGATCACCAGGCGATTGGTGTCCTTAAGCATTTCGTTGTTCTTCTTGGCAAATGCTTCGTCGACGTCGAACTTGAAAACTTTCATCCCGCTCATGGAATACCAGTCTAAACGTCCGAGGAGTCCACGAGGCGGTAGGCATAGCCTTGTTCCGCCAAAAAGCGCTGGCGGTGCAGGGCGTATTCGGCATCCAGGGTGTCTCGTGCGACCACGGTGTAGAAGTGTGCCTCGGATCCGTCGGCTTTGGGACGCAGCAATCTGCCAAGGCGTTGGGCCTCTTCCTGGCGCGAACCGAAGGTCCCAGACACTTGGATAGCCACTGCGGCTTCGGGCAGGTCAATGGAGAAGTTCGCTACTTTAGACACCACAAGGGTTTGGAGCTCGCCTCGTCGGAAAGCGTTGAAGGCTTCCTCACGCTTCTTGTTGGAGGTCTTTCCATCGATCAACAGTGCATCAATGTGGGCGGCGATCTGCTCAAGTTGCTCGAGGTATGCGCCGATAATCAGGGTCTGCTGGCCCTCGTGTTTGCGCAGGAGCTTGTCGACGACGCGCAGCTTCGCATTACTTGTCGCCGCCACGCGATAGCGTTCGCGGGTCTCGGCGGTGGCGTAGACCATCCGTTCGGCTTCGGTGAGTGTGGTGCGCACTTCGATACATTCTGCGGTCGCGATAAAGCCTTGGGCCTCGAGTTCTTTCCAAGGGGCGTCGTAGCGTTTGGGCCCGATGAGGGAGAAGACGTCGTCTTCGCGCCCGTCCTCGCGCACGAGCGTTGCGGTGAGACCCAAGCGGCGGCGAGATTGCAGGTCAGCGGACATACGGAAGACTGGGGCGGGGAGGAGGTGGACTTCGTCGTAGATGATGAGTCCCCAGTCGCGAGAATCGAAGAGTTCCAATGCGCGATACTCGCCCTTGGTTTTGCGTGTGACTACCTGATACGTGGCGATGGTCACCGGGCGGATCTCTTTGCGCTCGCCGGAGTATTCGCCGATCTCTTCTTCGGTGAGTGTGGTGCGGCGCAGCAGCTCGTCGCGCCACTGGCGGCCTGCAACCGTGTTGGTCACCAAGATTAACGTGGTGGTTTGTGCCTCGGCCATCGAAGCCGCACCGACGATCGTCTTACCGGCGCCACACGGCAGGACGACAACCCCGGATCCTCCTTCCCAGAAAGAATCCTTGGCGTACTCCTGGTAATCGCGCAGCTCCCAACCCTTGAAATCCAATGCGATGGGATGAGATTCGCCGTCGACGTAGCCCGCGAGATCCTCAGCAGGCCAACCGATTTTCGTTAGCTCTTGTTTGATGCGTCCGCGCTCGGAGGGATGAACGGGGACGGTGTGGTCGTCGATACGTGCGCCCAGCATCGGTGTGATCTTGCGGTGGCGTGATATCTCCTCGACGATCGGGGCTTCATCGGACTCCAGCACCAGCCCGTGGGCGGGGTGCTTCAACAGACGGACGCGCCCGTAGCGCGCCATGGTCTCTGCGACACCGATCAGCAGGGACTGCGGCACTGGGAAGCGTGAGTAGCGTTCGAGTACATCGACGGCCTGCTCGGCATCGTGGCCGGCGGCGCGGGCGTTCCACAAGGCGAGTGGTGTGATTCGGTAAGTATGGATGTGCTCTGGGGCACGTTCCAGTTCCGCGAAAGGGGCCAGTGCTGCACGGGCGAGACTTGCCTGTGGATGATCTACTTCGAGCAGCACAGTCTTATCTGACTGAACAATCAAGGGGCCGTCGCCTAACGCCATGGGAACATCCTTTCCTTCGGCTTCCCATTATGCAACGTCTAGGAGTCCACATCTTCGAGGAGGTCGCTGTTCATCCAACGTGAATGTGGGCCAGTTGTGCTCTGCGCGTAGGACTTGTGCCCAATGAAAGATTGGGTTCCCGGTTCTTTTTGGGAGACATGAACACAATATATTGTCGCGTCTTCTAATACGGCGTCCGATTTAGGGGATCTCGATCTCGGAAAGACGACGGGCAAGACCAAACGCTTCGCGGACGATGTTTTCGCCGTCGGAGGGATCGCGGGGTTCGGGCAGTTGGTGATATGCATCGACTGCGGCCCATGCAATTGCGATGATGGCCTGGAAGGCGAAGCGGAAGTCACCACTCTCGTCCTCTGGGAACGTGAGCGGGCAGGTGTACTCGCCCTGGAGGGTTTCCAGGATGGTGCACACGCGGGACAGCGCAACGATGTTGTCCACGCATTCCATTGGTGCGCTAGTGAGAGAGTCGAGGACTAGGCCCTCAACGGTGTCGATGAGATTTGCGTGGCTACCTGCGCTACGGAGTTCTTCCTTGAGGAGAATGGCGCGAGTAGCTGCAAACTCTTCCAGCGCTTCTTCACGAGACGTGAAGTAGTTGTGGAATGTGCGTGCGGAGACTCCGACGGCAGCTGCCACGTCCGCGACCGTGGTGCGTTCTGTGCCTTGGGTGATGACAAGCCGTGCAGTTTCACGCATGAGGCGTGCGCGAGTGTCTGCCTTCTTTGCCTCGCGGGGTGCTGCCATGCTGTCCGTCCTTTTTGCAGTCTGTATGAAAAAAGTTGAACTCTCAAGTATCAAGAACACGATCAGCGTAACAATGACGTAACAAATCTGCAGTGCGAGCAATCAAAACCGCCGAATTACAACACAATGACCTTTGTAATTCGTGGCAATGCGATCCTCACCACAGCGCCATTTTTCGGATTGAGCGCATCAACCTGACCAGCGTTAACCGACAACGGGGTGACTGTCACTTGGTTACCTTGGCCATTACGGTTCACATACCCGATCGCCACCTGCTTGCCGGCCCGCGCCGCTGCTTGCAACAACGACACGTGATCGTCGGCGCCAGGTTCTTCGCCAGACTGTTCCTCACCGCCAGCATCGCGGATTGCGGAAACCGCCCGAGCGATATGCTCATCGTCCACTTGTGGCTCACGCAACAGCACTGATGGGGAGGCGGTGACCAGTACCGGCTCGGGCGCCATGCTTATCGACGCGCCGGATCCATCCTCGGCCGTTGGCTGCAACCCCACTCCGCGTAGAAGTGCAAGCAACTTGGTTAGCGGCAGCTGCGACACCGCCACTTGGGGCGCAATGCGTGTCAAAGCCTGACTAAGCAGTGTGGACGCCTGCGTAATTAGGGCGGGATC
The Corynebacterium breve genome window above contains:
- a CDS encoding TetR family transcriptional regulator, producing MAAPREAKKADTRARLMRETARLVITQGTERTTVADVAAAVGVSARTFHNYFTSREEALEEFAATRAILLKEELRSAGSHANLIDTVEGLVLDSLTSAPMECVDNIVALSRVCTILETLQGEYTCPLTFPEDESGDFRFAFQAIIAIAWAAVDAYHQLPEPRDPSDGENIVREAFGLARRLSEIEIP
- a CDS encoding DUF3239 domain-containing protein — its product is MKVFKFDVDEAFAKKNNEMLKDTNRLVISGISLFVLSEIAAVLIWLFVSPDSPWRLLGTLSLALFGLMMLIVAFAVPRSVGNAQSLYDRYPLAAGTIAEVADRDFVIMALVNTNVDPALPPRWGAALRTVTRINGVEPKLGAKIPVVAVQGQRTSRDTDHWHEISPMPIAWGTPDQEVVAEARKAIPQDHWQKLEKARKRLDEVKATPNNLLVL
- a CDS encoding pyridoxal phosphate-dependent aminotransferase, encoding MTVQRLQPFGETIFATMTARAVEFNAINLGQGFPDSDGPTRMLEIAREEIAAGNNQYGPGRGMLALREAISRQRLRDYNVAYDPDTEVLVTVGATEGITATVLGLVEPGSEVIVLEPYYDAYAAAIALAGAHRVSVPLVTAGNSWTVDVDAVRAAITDRTAMIIVNSPHNPTGSVFAAADLEELAEVAVSCDLLVLSDEVYEHLLFDDHTHTALASLPGMFERTVTVSSAAKTFNATGWKTGWALAPVELMEGIIKAKQFMTYVGATPFQPAVAWALDNAGDWLQGMVAELAEGRDLLQEALRATGLQVHDTHGTYFTVVDLPTGYDGVKFCMDLPEKAGLAAIPVEVFTDQSESWRRQVRFAFCKKPETLSRASSLLAQLSF
- a CDS encoding DNA repair helicase XPB — its product is MALGDGPLIVQSDKTVLLEVDHPQASLARAALAPFAELERAPEHIHTYRITPLALWNARAAGHDAEQAVDVLERYSRFPVPQSLLIGVAETMARYGRVRLLKHPAHGLVLESDEAPIVEEISRHRKITPMLGARIDDHTVPVHPSERGRIKQELTKIGWPAEDLAGYVDGESHPIALDFKGWELRDYQEYAKDSFWEGGSGVVVLPCGAGKTIVGAASMAEAQTTTLILVTNTVAGRQWRDELLRRTTLTEEEIGEYSGERKEIRPVTIATYQVVTRKTKGEYRALELFDSRDWGLIIYDEVHLLPAPVFRMSADLQSRRRLGLTATLVREDGREDDVFSLIGPKRYDAPWKELEAQGFIATAECIEVRTTLTEAERMVYATAETRERYRVAATSNAKLRVVDKLLRKHEGQQTLIIGAYLEQLEQIAAHIDALLIDGKTSNKKREEAFNAFRRGELQTLVVSKVANFSIDLPEAAVAIQVSGTFGSRQEEAQRLGRLLRPKADGSEAHFYTVVARDTLDAEYALHRQRFLAEQGYAYRLVDSSDV